From the genome of Coffea eugenioides isolate CCC68of unplaced genomic scaffold, Ceug_1.0 ScVebR1_23;HRSCAF=104, whole genome shotgun sequence, one region includes:
- the LOC113756556 gene encoding uncharacterized protein LOC113756556 — MAEFVSDNPNIFEELGRYLKRQGKGKAESSKRRPTKSPEVPSGEDSDEGRLSRSTSRRVSSKATSKIASISRAFSRGLLGKRAEDPPRRPGGLATDYMRAPPFTDDINGEMVPPNFKLPNLHIYDGRGDPEDHLRAFISAFRLYCVPDAVICRAFPIFLHGTARKWFWSLEPGSISSLDELIDRFIHRFGQSESLRSYAQRFNEENVQIPDQNEQVTIAAFTNGLVAGIFNTEIHRQYPRTLRELWERVDQGIRSEDVNRMKLEAQASRTGQDPRRRKDTGRGEPGPSGTSNQPRDRRSVFDRIVKGRSSTSDAELTPLNSSRTHVLAVMRQNHLGRNPPEIPGRRDKRNSNLYCAYHRDVGHETEDCNDLKREIENLIRQGYLKQFVRKDGGFNRSVSHRENRGPRRDDRRDTNMHCRGPEDRREDKQPPRDGSPGYGPNIAGVINTIAGGPTGGDSQNSRKRTYRQAEMEVAEPSSRLSEVITYGPADPVPAASSNHEALVIEVLTNNYVVKKVYVDPGSSVDVLYYRTFESLKLTREQLTPVRTPLVGFGGHVVHPEGMLTLMVTIGRHPRCRTVPVSFAVVKADSPYNMLIGRPTLNALRAVYSTYHLSFKFPTSAGVPEMSSDVGAARECYLATIQAAVTPRPSPRSEEKRPAVLSIDCIDPQKAEEPNRLEPGDEVELVVVDEAKPDQVVQVGAGLPPPLKEEMISLIKDHRDVFAWSADEVVGVPPELMTHQLNVDPQARPVRQKRRHFGPERSQAISDEVDKLLPAKMIHEVQYPTWLSNPVMVKKDTGGWRMCVDFTDLNKACPKDCYPLPRIDALVDAAMGYEILCFLDAFKGYHQIGMSEEEQEKTAFYTDRGTYCYTTMPFGLKNAGATYQRLINRLFQNQIGRNVEAYVDDILVKSLATSSFLSDVREVFGVLRDSRMKLNPKKCVFGVTSGKFLGYLVSHRGIEANPDKVKAIQDMSPPRNIREVQRLNGRLAALNRFLSQSAEKALPFFKVLKKADQFAWTEECQAAFDKLKQYLHHLPTLASPRPEEKLYLYLSAADEAVSAVLIRDEGTQVPVYYPLRQILVRPEASGRLTKWAVELGEYDLSYEPRTAIKAQALADFLAELTFTEGPESTFSLAGVSTPSLWTLYVDGSSNGDGSGAGLLLEGPQGEVCSYALRFGFPATNNEAEYEALIAGFQLARRLGAQQIHVRSDSQLVVRQVLGEYEAKDETMQRYLSKVHQLTAYFESFEIQRIPRSQNKRADALSRLASTSFSDLNKTVLVEVLSEPGYVGEVACPVHSEESWMTPFILFLGQGVLPEDRAEARKIQRKAARYALRDGELYKRSYLGPWLRCVTPETGRHVLQEIHEGLCEAHVGHRMLAKKALLLGYFWPSVRQDAQNLVLGCHSCQVHAPEYHQPANFMVPITSPWPFEQWGTDIIGPFPRAVGGHTFLVTAVDYFTKWVEAEPLRTITGLVIQKFFWKCIVCRFGIPQVIISDNGRQFAENPFKTWCTNLGIKQHFTSVGHPQANGQAENFNRTLLHGLKTRLHQAGTSWVEELPSVLWSYRTTPRSATQETPFSLTYGAEAVIPAEILTPSPRLAAEVNDEERQLDLDLVDERRDLASARIASYKSTVAHYYNARVRHRRFQPGDLVLRKNSVSRAEPQGKLCPKWEGPYRVVESDLKGYCKLSYRDGSLVPRSWHAENLKMYCA; from the exons ATGGCCGAGTTCGTATCAGACAACCCTAACATTTTTGAGGAGCTAGGAAGGTACCTCAAAAGACAGGGGAAAGGAAAGGCCGAGTCTTCCAAGAGAAGGCCGACGAAGTCTCCTGAAGTGCCCTCAGGAGAAGACTCCGACGAGGGGCGCCTCTCTCGGAGTACCTCCAGGCGCGTCTCCTCCAAGGCGACCTCTAAGATTGCCTCCATCTCCCGGGCATTTTCCCGAGGACTGCTAGGGAAACGCGCCGAGGATCCACCTCGGCGCCCAGGGGGCCTAGCTACTGACTACATGAGGGCTCCGCCCTTCACTGATGACATCAATGGGGAGATGGTGCCCCCAAACTTTaagcttccaaatttgcacATCTATGACGGCCGAGGTGACCCCGAGGATCACCTCCGTGCCTTCATCTCCGCATTCCGACTCTACTGCGTCCCCGACGCCGTGATCTGTCGGGCTTTCCCCATCTTCCTGCACGGGACCGCCCGGAAGTGGTTCTGGAGTTTAGAACCGGGGAGCATTTCCTCCCTGGATGAGCTGATAGACCGGTTCATCCACCGCTTT GGTCAGAGCGAGTCACTTCGCTCGTACGCCCAAAGGTTCAACGAGGAGAATGTACAGATACCTGACCAGAACGAGCAGGTAACTATTGCTGCCTTCACCAACGGGTTAGTAGCAGGGATCTTTAACACCGAAATCCATCGGCAGTACCCCCGTACACTCCGGGAGCTCTGGGAAAGAGTGGACCAGGGAATCCGAAGTGAAGATGTAAATCGCATGAAGCTAGAAGCCCAAGCATCTCGTACGGGGCAAGATCCCCGGAGGAGGAAAGACACTGGCCGAGGTGAACCAGGCCCAAGTGGCACTTCAAACCAACCCCGAGACCGCCGAAGTGTCTTCGACCGGATCGTGAAAGGCAGATCGTCCACCTCGGACGCCGAGCTGACGCCCCTCAATTCGAGCCGGACCCACGTCCTGGCTGTGATGAGGCAGAATCACCTCGGCCGCAACCCCCCCGAAATTCCGGGGAGGAGAGATAAGAGGAACTCGAACCTCTACTGTGCCTACCACCGTGATGTAGGGCACGAGACTGAAGACTGCAATGACCTGAAGCGGGAAATCGAAAATTTGATCCGGCAAGGATACCTGAAGCAATTCGTCCGCAAGGATGGAGGCTTCAACCGAAGCGTATCCCACCGGGAGAACCGGGGCCCTCGCCGCGACGACCGACGGGACACGAACATGCATTGCCGTGGTCCCGAAGACCGTAGGGAGGACAAGCAGCCCCCACGCGATGGCTCACCGGGCTACGGCCCCAACATCGCCGGGGTGATCAACACCATCGCGGGAGGACCAACGGGAGGAGACAGCCAGAACTCCCGGAAGCGGACCTACCGCCAGGCCGAGATGGAGGTGGCCGAGCCGAGCTCTCGGCTGTCCGAGGTCATCACCTACGGTCCCGCTGACCCCGTTCCTGCGGCCTCCAGCAATCACGAGgctcttgtgattgaagtccTCACCAACAACTACGTAGTCAAAAAGGTCTATGTTGACCCCGGAAGCTCGGTAGACGTCTTGTACTACCGAACTTTCGAAAGTTTGAAGCTGACCAGGGAGCAACTCACTCCTGTCAGAACTCCTCTCGTGGGATTCGGGGGACACGTCGTCCACCCGGAGGGCATGTTGACCCTGATGGTAACAATCGGGCGTCATCCACGCTGCCGAACTGTGCCTGTCAGTTTTGCGGTGGTCAAAGCAGACTCCCCCTACAATATGCTGATAGGCCGGCCCACGCTCAACGCCTTGAGAGCCGTATACTCCACCTACCACCTGAGCTTTAAATTCCCAACATCTGCGGGGGTGCCCGAGATGAGCAGCGATGTGGGCGCCGCCCGGGAGTGCTACCTCGCCACCATTCAAGCAGCAGTCACCCCCCGGCCCTCACCGAGGTCAGAGGAAAAGAGGCCAGCGGTCCTCTCCATAGACTGTATCGACCCTCAGAAGGCAGAAGAGCCCAACAGGCTGGAGCCCGGGGATGAGGTGGAACTGGTGGTAGTGGATGAAGCGAAACCTGACCAAGTGGTCCAGGTAGGGGCGGGACTCCCCCCACccctgaaagaagaaatgatctCCCTGATCAAAGACCACCGAGACGTCTTCGCGTGGTCCGCGGATGAAGTGGTCGGAGTGCCACCCGAGCTCATGACTCACCAACTCAACGTTGACCCGCAGGCCCGACCTGTGCGACAGAAACGAAGGCACTTCGGCCCCGAACGTAGCCAAGCCATATCGGATGAGGTCGACAAGCTCTTGCCGGCCAAGATGATCCACGAGGTCCAATATCCCACCTGGCTGTCCAATCCAGTCATGGTAAAAAAGGACACCGGGGGATGGAGAATGTGTGTCGACTTCACCGACCTCAACAAGgcctgccccaaagattgctatcCTCTGCCAAGGATAGACGCCCTCGTCGACGCGGCGATGGGGTATGAAATCCTCTGCTTCCTAGATGCCTTCAAAGGGTATCATCAAATAGGAATGAGTGAGGAGGAACAAGAGAAAACGGCGTTCTACACCGACCGAGGTACTTATTGTTACACTACCATGCCCTTCGGGCTAAAGAACGCCGGGGCGACCTACCAAAGGCTGATCAACCGACTCTTCCAGAATCAGATCGGCCGCAATGTGGAGGCCTATGTGGATGACATCCTCGTTAAAAGCCTCGCCACTTCATCCTTTCTGTCAGACGTGAGGGAAGTCTTTGGTGTCCTGCGAGACTCGAGGATGAAACTGAATCCCAAGAAGTGCGTCTTCGGCGTCACCTCGGGAAAATTCTTGGGGTATCTGGTTTCCCACCGGGGAATCGAGGCCAACCCCGACAAGGTGAAAGCCATTCAGGACATGTCTCCACCTCGGAACATCCGAGAAGTCCAACGGCTAAATGGACGCCTGGCCGCGCTGAATCGCTTCCTGTCCCAATCAGCTGAGAAAGCTCTGCCCTTCTTTAAGGTGCTCAAGAAGGCTGATCAGTTTGCCTGGACGGAAGAGTGCCAGGCTGCTTTCGACAAACTGAAGCAATACCTCCATCACCTACCCACTCTCGCTTCACCTCGGCCCGAGGAGAagctctacctctacctctccGCAGCCGATGAGGCCGTCAGCGCTGTTCTTATCCGGGATGAGGGCACCCAAGTGCCCGTCTACTAT CCTCTCCGACAGATACTGGTTCGACCCGAGGCCTCCGGGCGCCTCACTAAGTGGGCCGTCGAGTTAGGGGAGTACGACCTGTCGTATGAGCCGCGCACCGCCATAAAAGCTCAAGCCTTAGCCgacttcttggccgagctcacCTTCACGGAAGGTCCAGAGTCCACCTTTTCCCTTGCCGGGGTGAGCACCCCATCCCTGTGGACATTGTATGTGGATGGATCCTCTAATGGGGACGGTAGCGGAGCTGGACTTCTCCTGGAAGGACCTCAGGGAGAAGTGTGCTCTTACGCCCTCCGCTTTGGCTTCCCAGCCACCAATAATGAAGCCGAGTACGAGGCCTTAATCGCTGGATTTCAGCTGGCCCGAAGGCTCGGCGCACAACAAATCCACGTCCGCAGTGACTCCCAACTCGTCGTACGCCAAGTCCTTGGTGAGTATGAGGCCAAGGATGAGACCATGCAACGATACCTCTCCAAAGTACACCAACTCACGGCGTACTTCGAGTCCTTCGAAATCCAAAGAATACCCCGTTCCCAGAATAAGCGAGCCGACGCCTTATCCCGGCTGGCTTCTACGTCATTCTCTGACCTCAACAAAACTGTCTTAGTGGAAGTCCTGAGTGAACCAGGATACGTGGGAGAGGTGGCCTGCCCCGTGCACTCTGAAGAATCATGGATGACCCCGTTCATCCTTTTCTTGGGTCAAGGAGTCCTCCCTGAAGACCGAGCCGAGGCGAGAAAAATACAACGCAAGGCGGCTCGGTACGCTCTCCGCGATGGAGAGCTGTACAAACGTTCCTACCTCGGCCCATGGCTGAGGTGTGTCACTCCCGAGACAGGACGCCACGTCCTTCAAGAGATCCACGAGGGCTTGTGTGAAGCTCACGTCGGCCACAGAATGCTAGCCAAGAAGGCTCTGCTTCTTGGATATTTCTGGCCCTCGGTTCGACAAGACGCCCAGAACCTCGTTCTCGGCTGCCATTCCTGCCAAGTCCACGCGCCCGAGTATCACCAGCCCGCCAACTTCATGGTTCCCATCACTTCACCCTGGCCATTCGAGCAATGGGGGACAGACATCATAGGTCCTTTCCCCAGAGCCGTCGGGGGCCATACCTTCCTGGTAACCGCTGTGGATTACTTcaccaaatgggttgaagccGAGCCACTAAGGACCATCACCGGGCTGGtaattcaaaaattcttttggaaatgcATCGTCTGCCGCTTCGGCATACCACAGGTAATCATCTCGGATAATGGGAGGCAATTTGCCGAGAACCCCTTTAAAACTTGGTGCACAAACCTTGGCATCAAACAACATTTCACTTCGGTAGGCCACCCCCAAGCCAACGGCCAAGCAGAAAACTTCAACCGAACTCTCTTGCATGGCCTCAAGACTCGACTACACCAAGCTGGAACATCTTGGGTCGAAGAACTCCCTAGTGTCCTTTGGTCTTATCGGACCACGCCGAGGTCGGCCACGCAAGAGACCCCCTTCTCTTTAACATACGGAGCCGAGGCTGTCATCCCTGCCGAGATCCTTACCCCCAGCCCTCGGCTCGCAGCCGAGGTTAACGACGAAGAAAGGCAGTTGGATCTCGACCTCGTCGATGAGCGAAGGGACCTCGCCTCAGCCCGGATAGCTTCCTACAAGAGCACAGTGGCACACTACTACAATGCCCGTGTCAGGCACCGTCGATTCCAGCCTGGAGACTTGGTTCTGAGGAAAAACTCAGTCAGCCGAGCTGAACCGCAAGGGAAACTATGCCCGAAGTGGGAAGGCCCTTACCGAGTTGTGGAGTCTGATCTCAAGGGATATTGTAAACTGAGCTACCGAGATGGCTCACTAGTGCCGAGGTCTTGGCACGCCGAGAACCTCAAAATGTATTGTGCTTGA